In one window of Streptomyces sp. NBC_01224 DNA:
- a CDS encoding VOC family protein, translating to MTSSSTQGIKTVLHPVSDLARAKAVYAALLGVAPQADESYYVGFEAAGQHIGLVPGGGQQGMTSPVAYWHVPDIEAKLAEVTAAGATVKEPAHDVGGGRLVATFTDPDGNVLGLLQDR from the coding sequence ATGACCAGCTCTTCCACCCAGGGAATCAAGACCGTGCTGCATCCCGTTTCCGACCTGGCGAGGGCCAAGGCGGTGTACGCCGCCCTGCTCGGCGTAGCGCCGCAGGCCGACGAGTCCTACTACGTCGGCTTCGAGGCCGCGGGCCAGCACATCGGGCTGGTGCCGGGCGGTGGACAGCAGGGCATGACCTCACCGGTGGCCTACTGGCACGTGCCGGACATCGAGGCGAAGCTGGCCGAGGTGACCGCCGCGGGTGCCACCGTGAAGGAGCCCGCACACGACGTCGGTGGCGGCCGCCTGGTGGCCACCTTCACCGACCCCGACGGCAACGTCCTCGGGCTGCTTCAGGACCGATGA
- a CDS encoding class I SAM-dependent DNA methyltransferase produces MTEATYLHSTRTAYDTVAVDYERLLRNELNAKPLDRAMLTAFSELVQAPGIGPVADLGCGPGRITAHLHSQGVDAFGIDLSPEMIAVARRTHPGLRFDEGSMTALDLEDDVLGGIVAWYSTVHTPPELLPTVFAECHRVLAPGGHILLAFKVGDQRRHLDQAYGHELSLDVYWMSPDRVADLMSEAGLVLDARMIREPDESEKPRQGRQAFFLTHKPKGSRRDTSG; encoded by the coding sequence ATGACCGAAGCGACCTACCTGCACTCCACACGGACGGCCTACGACACCGTCGCCGTGGACTACGAGAGACTCCTCCGCAACGAACTGAACGCCAAACCGCTGGACCGCGCCATGCTCACCGCGTTCTCCGAACTCGTGCAGGCACCGGGCATCGGACCAGTCGCCGACCTCGGCTGCGGCCCCGGCCGCATCACGGCCCACCTCCACTCACAAGGAGTGGACGCATTCGGCATCGACCTGTCACCGGAGATGATCGCGGTCGCCCGTCGGACACACCCGGGTCTTCGGTTCGACGAAGGATCGATGACCGCGCTGGACCTGGAGGACGACGTTCTCGGCGGCATCGTCGCCTGGTACTCAACCGTCCACACCCCACCGGAGCTGCTGCCGACCGTGTTCGCGGAGTGTCACCGGGTGCTGGCCCCGGGCGGCCACATACTCCTGGCATTCAAGGTCGGGGACCAGCGTCGCCACCTGGACCAGGCATACGGCCACGAGCTGTCGCTCGACGTCTACTGGATGTCTCCTGACCGCGTCGCCGACCTGATGAGCGAGGCCGGCCTCGTCTTGGACGCCCGGATGATCCGCGAACCCGACGAGAGCGAGAAGCCCCGGCAAGGCCGGCAGGCCTTCTTCCTCACCCACAAGCCCAAGGGATCACGACGGGACACCTCAGGTTGA
- a CDS encoding oxidoreductase: MTSSSIDSASDSAPAPGTFELGGTVTIPRLGFGAMQLPGRWSGPAGDTANAVAVARRAVELGARHIDTAAFYFSDTHRANDLLREALYPYPADVTIATKIGPLRDETGEMYAEARPDQLRGEVERNLEDLGVDVLDLVHLRVGRLGSDVAESLGKRFAVLAALREEGLIRQLGVSNVTAGQLAEARSIAPVAAVQNRFGVLDQADASLVDECADAGIAYMPFFALGGGHTDLGSENLRKVAERHGATAFQIAIAWGLARSPSIVQIPGTASLAHLEENMAAGQLALDEADMALLGRRQ; the protein is encoded by the coding sequence ATGACCTCCTCATCGATCGACTCGGCCTCGGACTCCGCGCCTGCCCCCGGCACCTTCGAACTGGGCGGCACCGTCACCATCCCCCGGCTCGGCTTCGGCGCGATGCAGCTGCCGGGGCGGTGGAGCGGGCCCGCCGGTGACACCGCGAACGCTGTGGCCGTGGCGCGGCGCGCCGTCGAACTCGGGGCGCGGCACATCGACACCGCCGCCTTCTACTTCTCCGACACCCACCGCGCCAACGACCTCCTGCGCGAGGCCCTGTATCCGTACCCCGCGGACGTCACCATCGCCACCAAGATCGGCCCGCTGCGGGACGAGACCGGTGAGATGTACGCCGAGGCCCGTCCCGATCAGCTGCGCGGGGAGGTGGAGCGGAATCTGGAGGACCTCGGGGTCGACGTCCTCGACCTGGTGCATCTGCGCGTGGGGCGGCTGGGTTCGGATGTCGCCGAGTCGCTCGGCAAGCGGTTCGCCGTACTGGCCGCGCTGCGCGAGGAAGGGCTGATCCGGCAGCTCGGCGTCAGCAATGTGACGGCCGGGCAGCTCGCGGAAGCCCGGTCGATCGCACCGGTCGCTGCCGTGCAGAACCGGTTCGGAGTGCTCGACCAGGCGGACGCCTCGCTCGTCGACGAGTGCGCGGACGCCGGTATCGCGTACATGCCGTTCTTCGCGCTCGGCGGCGGACACACCGATCTCGGCAGCGAGAACCTGCGAAAGGTCGCGGAGCGGCACGGTGCGACTGCGTTCCAGATCGCCATCGCGTGGGGGCTGGCCCGCTCGCCCTCCATCGTGCAGATCCCCGGCACCGCTTCCCTCGCCCACCTCGAGGAGAACATGGCCGCCGGCCAACTGGCTCTCGACGAGGCCGACATGGCACTGCTCGGGCGTCGCCAGTAA
- a CDS encoding TetR/AcrR family transcriptional regulator C-terminal domain-containing protein gives MRGPRPVVGSSRKNTSGCGLPTSPAAGSNSVAWWEQGLQALEGTGLSAGEEVSVILLVSGFVRNAALLTGDLAAAVEARGIPAQEVMDGYARTLDRLVDPVRHPSLSRLLKSEVMGTPDEPDHEFRFGLERVLDGVEALVEARARD, from the coding sequence CTGCGTGGGCCGAGGCCGGTTGTCGGCTCGTCGAGGAAGAACACCTCCGGTTGCGGACTGCCGACGAGCCCGGCCGCCGGGTCGAACTCCGTCGCCTGGTGGGAGCAGGGCCTCCAGGCTCTCGAAGGCACCGGCCTGAGCGCGGGCGAGGAGGTCTCCGTCATCCTCCTGGTCAGCGGGTTCGTACGGAACGCGGCGCTGCTGACGGGTGATCTCGCCGCCGCAGTGGAGGCGCGCGGCATCCCGGCGCAGGAAGTGATGGACGGGTACGCCCGCACCCTGGACCGGCTCGTCGACCCCGTACGGCATCCGTCGCTCTCCCGGCTGCTGAAGTCCGAGGTGATGGGGACGCCGGACGAGCCCGACCACGAGTTCAGGTTCGGGCTCGAACGCGTGCTGGACGGGGTCGAGGCCCTGGTGGAGGCGCGGGCGCGGGACTGA
- a CDS encoding LysR family transcriptional regulator: protein MLERLEIESFLILAEELHFGRTAERLQVSRARVSQTIQRLERRVGAPLFDRTSRRVGLTPLGRRLLDDVEPGYRRIERGLAAAQAAAKGVEGNLVVGYLGSAAGEFVLDVIRVFTLRHRGTDVRIHETQVRTMLEPLRAGEVDVLVTQLPVEEPDLVRGPVVLRIPRMLAVPANHSLAKQSTATVEDLARDRVFACSGHVPDYWQEHLAPSYTPNGQPVRRGRSAATWPETLAMVGAGQGISPVGADVAEYFTPRNVVYLPFRDAAPLEYGLVWRRAGSTARIRAFVDVATELAADRNGAASHQ, encoded by the coding sequence ATGCTGGAGCGACTGGAGATCGAGAGCTTTCTGATCCTCGCCGAGGAGTTGCACTTCGGCCGCACGGCCGAGCGACTTCAGGTGTCGCGGGCCAGGGTGAGCCAGACCATCCAGCGGCTGGAGCGCCGCGTCGGCGCGCCGCTCTTCGACCGCACCAGTCGCCGAGTAGGCCTCACACCGCTCGGCCGACGCCTGCTCGACGACGTGGAGCCCGGCTACCGTCGCATCGAGCGCGGCCTTGCGGCGGCACAGGCCGCGGCGAAGGGCGTGGAAGGGAACCTGGTCGTCGGCTACCTGGGCAGCGCGGCCGGAGAGTTCGTACTCGATGTGATCCGTGTCTTCACCCTTCGACATCGGGGGACGGACGTCCGGATTCACGAGACGCAGGTCAGGACCATGCTTGAGCCGCTGCGCGCGGGCGAGGTGGACGTACTGGTCACGCAGCTCCCGGTGGAGGAGCCCGACCTGGTCCGCGGCCCCGTGGTGCTGCGCATCCCGCGCATGCTGGCCGTGCCCGCCAATCACTCCCTCGCCAAGCAGAGCACCGCGACCGTCGAGGACCTGGCCCGCGACCGGGTCTTCGCCTGCTCCGGCCATGTTCCGGACTACTGGCAGGAGCACCTGGCACCTTCGTACACGCCGAACGGTCAGCCGGTCAGACGAGGCAGGTCCGCGGCAACCTGGCCCGAAACGCTCGCCATGGTCGGCGCGGGACAGGGCATCTCCCCTGTGGGTGCCGATGTCGCCGAGTACTTCACCCCCAGAAACGTCGTCTACCTGCCGTTTCGCGACGCGGCTCCGCTGGAGTACGGACTGGTCTGGCGCAGGGCCGGCAGCACCGCCCGGATCAGAGCGTTCGTCGACGTGGCCACGGAGCTTGCGGCAGACCGGAACGGAGCCGCAAGCCATCAGTGA
- a CDS encoding TetR/AcrR family transcriptional regulator, which produces MVMSGEKSWPGAAVHTAPAASAAHVPMSLRERKKQLTYQAVSDAAIAMFLERGFDKVSVAEVAAAADISKPTLFRYFPTKEDLALHRFADHEDEAARVVAARADTESPLDALRRHFLDGLERRDPVTGLCDAPQVLAFMRLLYGTPSLVARMYAYQGRSEAALARALGDRVRDRLAAGQIIAVQRILGLENWRRIDAGESADQAYGSAVEAAELAFVQLRSGLGEE; this is translated from the coding sequence ATGGTCATGAGCGGAGAGAAATCATGGCCCGGGGCGGCGGTGCATACGGCCCCCGCAGCCTCTGCGGCCCATGTGCCGATGAGCCTGCGTGAGCGGAAGAAGCAGCTGACGTACCAGGCGGTCTCCGATGCCGCGATCGCGATGTTCCTGGAGCGGGGCTTCGACAAGGTCTCGGTGGCGGAGGTGGCGGCCGCCGCGGACATCTCCAAGCCGACGCTGTTCCGGTACTTCCCGACCAAGGAGGACCTGGCCCTGCACCGGTTCGCCGACCATGAGGACGAGGCGGCCCGTGTCGTCGCAGCCCGCGCGGACACCGAGTCCCCCCTGGACGCCCTGCGCCGCCACTTCCTGGACGGCCTGGAGCGGCGCGACCCGGTGACCGGGCTCTGTGATGCGCCTCAGGTGCTGGCGTTCATGCGGTTGCTGTACGGGACGCCGTCCCTGGTGGCCCGCATGTACGCCTACCAGGGCCGCTCGGAGGCGGCCCTCGCCCGTGCGCTGGGCGACCGGGTACGGGACAGGCTGGCCGCGGGCCAGATCATCGCTGTGCAGCGCATCCTGGGCCTGGAGAACTGGCGGCGGATCGACGCGGGGGAGAGCGCGGACCAGGCTTACGGCAGTGCGGTCGAGGCCGCCGAACTCGCCTTCGTCCAGCTGCGGTCGGGGCTCGGGGAGGAGTAA
- a CDS encoding pyridoxamine 5'-phosphate oxidase family protein, with protein MTADPRSRARRRRDTEHRLSHDIDLWVASASADGAPYLVPLSFDWDGETLLMATPTDSPTGRNLAATRTVRPGLGHTRDVSMIEGEVEVLEIDALPAAAGDRFAARTGFDPSPSSQLRSSRGDPIAPATPYRWFRISPRRIQAWREVNELPDRELMREGRWLV; from the coding sequence ATGACTGCCGACCCCCGCTCCCGCGCTCGGCGTCGTCGCGACACCGAGCATCGGCTCAGCCACGACATCGATCTCTGGGTGGCCAGTGCCTCGGCGGACGGTGCGCCGTACCTGGTACCGCTGTCCTTCGACTGGGACGGCGAGACGCTGCTGATGGCCACGCCGACGGACAGCCCGACCGGCAGGAACCTGGCCGCCACCCGAACCGTTCGGCCGGGACTGGGCCACACCCGCGACGTGTCCATGATCGAGGGCGAAGTCGAGGTCCTCGAGATCGACGCGCTGCCGGCAGCCGCAGGTGACCGGTTCGCCGCGCGCACCGGCTTCGACCCTTCCCCAAGCTCTCAACTTCGTTCGAGCAGGGGAGACCCCATTGCGCCGGCCACCCCGTACCGCTGGTTCCGCATCTCCCCACGCCGCATCCAGGCCTGGCGCGAGGTGAATGAGCTGCCCGACCGCGAGCTGATGCGCGAGGGCCGCTGGTTGGTCTGA
- the rox gene encoding rifampin monooxygenase has translation MIDVIVVGGGPTGLMLAGELRLAGVHVVVLEKLAEPTGESRGRGLHVRSVEMMDQRGLLGRFLAVSERFSAGGFFGGIMKPWPDRLDTAHPYGLSTLQPVTERLLNEHALELGAEIRRGCEVVGLSQAEDGAGAGVTVELADGTHLRSRYVVGCDGGRSVVRKLLGVGFPGEPAKVETLLGDMEMTEDPATVDAIVAEVRKTQLRFGTIPNGDGTYRVVVPADGVAEDRATAPTLEEFKEQLRAVAGTDFGVHSPRWLSRFGDATRQAERYRVGRVLLAGDAAHIHPPTGGQGLNLGVQDAFNLGWKLAAEVNGWAPEGLLDSYHAERHPVGARVLDNTRAQITLLGTDPGATALRELLSKLMDFEEVNRYVTGIITAVEVRYDFGEGHELLGRRMRDVGLERGRLYELMHGGRGLLLDRTGRLSVAGWADRVDHVVDRSEELDVPAVLLRPDGHVAWVGEDQQDLLGQLPKWFGAAAG, from the coding sequence ATGATTGACGTGATCGTGGTCGGCGGCGGACCGACCGGCTTGATGCTGGCCGGCGAGTTGCGGCTGGCCGGAGTGCACGTGGTCGTGCTGGAGAAGTTGGCGGAGCCGACCGGGGAGTCCCGCGGGCGCGGTCTGCACGTGCGCAGCGTCGAGATGATGGACCAGCGTGGCCTGCTTGGCCGGTTCCTCGCGGTCAGCGAGCGGTTCTCGGCCGGTGGTTTCTTCGGCGGCATCATGAAGCCGTGGCCGGACCGGTTGGACACGGCGCACCCGTACGGCCTCTCCACCTTGCAGCCGGTCACCGAGCGGCTGCTCAATGAGCATGCGCTCGAACTCGGTGCCGAGATACGGCGCGGCTGCGAAGTGGTCGGGTTGAGTCAGGCCGAAGACGGGGCCGGGGCCGGGGTGACCGTCGAGCTGGCGGACGGCACGCACCTGCGCTCGCGCTACGTCGTCGGGTGCGACGGCGGCCGCAGCGTGGTGCGCAAGCTGCTCGGTGTCGGTTTCCCCGGCGAGCCCGCCAAGGTCGAGACGCTGCTGGGCGACATGGAGATGACCGAGGATCCGGCGACGGTTGACGCCATCGTCGCGGAAGTCCGCAAGACCCAACTGCGGTTCGGCACCATCCCCAACGGGGACGGGACGTACCGCGTCGTCGTTCCCGCCGACGGCGTGGCCGAGGACCGTGCGACCGCGCCGACGCTCGAGGAGTTCAAGGAGCAGCTGCGGGCGGTCGCGGGCACCGACTTCGGCGTGCACTCGCCACGCTGGCTGTCCCGGTTCGGCGACGCCACCCGGCAGGCCGAGCGCTACCGGGTCGGCCGGGTGCTGCTGGCCGGCGACGCGGCGCACATCCACCCGCCGACCGGCGGGCAGGGGCTCAACCTCGGCGTCCAGGACGCGTTCAACCTCGGCTGGAAGCTGGCCGCCGAGGTCAACGGCTGGGCGCCGGAGGGGCTGCTGGACAGCTACCACGCCGAACGGCACCCGGTGGGCGCCCGCGTGCTGGACAACACCCGCGCGCAGATCACGCTGCTGGGGACCGATCCGGGTGCGACCGCGCTGCGGGAGCTGCTCTCGAAGCTGATGGACTTCGAGGAGGTGAACCGGTACGTGACCGGGATCATCACCGCGGTCGAGGTCCGCTACGACTTCGGCGAGGGCCACGAACTGCTCGGCCGGCGGATGCGGGACGTGGGGCTGGAGCGGGGGCGTCTCTACGAGCTGATGCACGGCGGCCGCGGGCTCCTGCTCGACCGGACCGGCCGGCTCTCGGTGGCGGGCTGGGCAGACCGGGTCGACCACGTCGTCGACCGCAGCGAGGAATTGGACGTGCCTGCGGTACTGCTGCGGCCGGACGGCCACGTGGCGTGGGTCGGTGAAGATCAGCAGGATCTGCTCGGTCAGCTGCCCAAGTGGTTCGGCGCTGCTGCCGGCTGA
- a CDS encoding excinuclease ABC subunit UvrA has translation MSMAARMDTQSPALHVADSHDLIRVHGARENNLKDVSIEIPKRRLTVFTGVSGSGKSSLVFDTIAAESQRMINETYSAFVQGFMPTLARPEVDVLDGLTTAIIVDQQRMGADPRSTVGTATDANAMLRILFSRLGKPHIGPPSAYAFNVPSVRASGAITVERGAKKAVKATFNRTGGMCTRCEGRGAVSDIDLTQLYDDSKSLAEGAFTIPGWKSDSFWTVRVYAESGFLDPDKPIRKFTEKEMQDFLHREPTKVKVEGVNLTYEGLIPKIQKSFLSKDKEAMQPHIRAFVERAVTFTTCPECEGTRLSEGARSSKIKLISIADACAMQISDLAEWVRGLKEPSVAPLLAALQHTLDSFVEIGLGYLSLERPAGTLSGGEAQRVKMIRHLGSSLTDVTYVFDEPTIGLHPHDIQRMNDLLLRLRDKGNTVLVVEHKPEAIAIADHVVDLGPGAGTGGGTVCFEGTLEGLRASGTVTGRHLDDRAAVKETVRKPTGTLEIRGATANNLQNVDVDIPLGVLTVVTGVAGSGKSSLVHGSIPAGEGVVSIDQGAIRGSRRSNPATYTGLLDPIRKAFAKANGVKPALFSANSEGACPTCNGAGVIYTDLAMMAGVSSPCEECEGKRFQASVLEYHLAGRDISEVLAMSVTEAEEFFDAGEAHTPAAHKILERLADVGLGYLTLGQPLTTLSGGERQRLKLATHMAEKGGVYVLDEPTTGLHLADVEHLLGLLDRLVDSGKSVIVIEHHQAVMAHADWIVDLGPGAGHDGGRIVFEGTPADLVAARSTLTGEHLAAYVGT, from the coding sequence ATGAGCATGGCCGCGAGGATGGACACGCAGTCGCCTGCGCTGCACGTTGCCGACAGCCACGATCTGATCCGCGTGCACGGCGCGCGCGAGAACAACCTCAAGGACGTCAGCATCGAGATCCCGAAGCGCCGGCTGACGGTGTTCACCGGAGTCTCCGGCTCGGGCAAGAGCTCGCTGGTGTTCGACACGATCGCCGCGGAGTCGCAGCGGATGATCAACGAGACCTACAGCGCCTTCGTGCAGGGCTTCATGCCGACGCTGGCGCGGCCCGAGGTCGACGTACTCGACGGGCTGACGACCGCGATCATCGTCGACCAGCAGCGGATGGGTGCCGACCCCCGCTCCACGGTCGGCACCGCCACCGACGCCAACGCGATGCTCCGCATCCTCTTCAGCCGGCTCGGGAAGCCGCACATCGGCCCGCCCAGCGCCTATGCCTTCAACGTCCCCTCGGTCCGGGCGAGCGGTGCCATCACCGTCGAGCGCGGCGCCAAGAAGGCGGTGAAAGCGACCTTCAACCGCACCGGCGGCATGTGTACGCGCTGCGAGGGCCGGGGCGCCGTCTCCGACATCGACCTCACCCAGCTCTACGACGACTCCAAGTCGCTCGCCGAGGGCGCGTTCACCATCCCCGGCTGGAAGTCGGACAGCTTCTGGACCGTGCGGGTCTACGCCGAGTCGGGCTTCCTCGACCCGGACAAGCCGATCCGCAAGTTCACCGAGAAGGAGATGCAGGACTTCCTCCACCGGGAGCCGACCAAGGTGAAGGTCGAGGGCGTGAACCTCACCTACGAGGGGCTGATCCCCAAGATCCAGAAGTCGTTCCTGTCCAAGGACAAGGAGGCGATGCAGCCGCACATCCGGGCGTTCGTGGAGCGTGCTGTCACGTTCACCACCTGCCCCGAGTGCGAGGGCACCCGGCTCAGCGAGGGGGCCCGGTCGTCGAAGATCAAGCTGATCAGCATCGCCGACGCCTGCGCGATGCAGATCAGCGACCTGGCCGAATGGGTCCGCGGCCTCAAGGAGCCTTCGGTGGCACCACTGCTCGCCGCGCTCCAGCACACCCTGGACTCGTTCGTCGAGATCGGGCTCGGCTACCTCTCGCTCGAGCGGCCGGCGGGCACGCTGTCGGGTGGCGAGGCGCAGCGCGTCAAGATGATCCGGCACCTCGGCTCCTCGCTCACCGACGTCACCTACGTCTTCGACGAGCCGACGATCGGGCTGCACCCCCATGACATCCAGCGGATGAACGACCTGCTGCTGCGGCTGCGGGACAAGGGCAACACGGTGCTCGTCGTGGAGCACAAGCCGGAGGCGATCGCGATCGCCGACCACGTGGTCGACCTCGGCCCCGGCGCCGGTACGGGGGGCGGCACCGTCTGCTTCGAGGGCACCCTCGAAGGGCTGCGGGCCAGCGGCACCGTCACCGGCCGCCATCTCGACGACCGGGCCGCTGTCAAGGAGACGGTGCGCAAGCCCACCGGCACCCTGGAGATCCGCGGCGCGACGGCGAACAATCTGCAGAACGTCGACGTCGACATCCCGCTCGGGGTGCTGACGGTCGTCACCGGCGTCGCCGGCTCCGGCAAGAGCTCGCTCGTGCATGGATCGATCCCCGCCGGCGAGGGTGTGGTCTCGATCGACCAGGGCGCGATCCGCGGCTCGCGACGGAGCAACCCGGCGACGTACACCGGACTGCTCGACCCGATCCGCAAGGCGTTCGCGAAGGCCAACGGCGTGAAGCCGGCGCTGTTCAGCGCCAACTCCGAGGGCGCCTGCCCCACCTGCAACGGCGCCGGCGTCATCTACACCGACCTGGCGATGATGGCCGGCGTCTCCAGCCCCTGCGAGGAGTGCGAGGGGAAGCGGTTCCAGGCATCGGTGCTCGAATACCACCTCGCCGGTCGCGACATCAGCGAGGTGCTCGCGATGTCGGTGACCGAGGCCGAGGAGTTCTTCGACGCCGGCGAGGCGCACACGCCGGCCGCGCACAAGATCCTCGAGCGGCTCGCCGACGTCGGGCTCGGCTACCTCACCCTCGGCCAGCCGCTGACCACGCTGTCCGGCGGCGAGCGGCAGCGGCTCAAGCTGGCCACGCACATGGCCGAGAAGGGCGGCGTCTACGTCCTCGACGAGCCGACCACGGGCCTCCACCTCGCCGACGTCGAGCACCTGCTCGGCCTGCTCGACCGGCTCGTCGACTCGGGCAAGTCGGTCATCGTCATCGAGCACCACCAGGCGGTCATGGCGCACGCCGACTGGATCGTCGACCTCGGCCCCGGAGCCGGCCACGACGGCGGCCGGATCGTCTTCGAGGGCACACCCGCCGACCTCGTCGCCGCCCGCTCCACCCTCACCGGCGAGCACCTCGCGGCCTACGTCGGCACCTGA
- a CDS encoding alpha/beta fold hydrolase produces MAEFVLVAGAWLGSQAWDEVVSELRTAGHGTHPVTLSGLAEKQGVQAGQQTHVRDIVDEVERHDLHDVVLVGHSYSGIPVGQAAERIGDRLARVVFVDSEIPVDGESFASGWWAGREALEASIAANGGFWAPLTAADFDGQGLTDEQIARIVGGSTPHPGTTLTEPAVLARPLGELPATYIKCLLDGDEPNGDVAKLLAGSEHWELVEMDTGHWPMFSQPRELARILHRSAVES; encoded by the coding sequence ATGGCTGAATTCGTACTGGTGGCAGGCGCGTGGCTCGGATCTCAGGCGTGGGACGAGGTGGTGTCGGAGTTGCGTACGGCCGGGCACGGCACCCACCCGGTGACGCTGTCCGGCCTCGCCGAGAAGCAGGGCGTGCAGGCAGGGCAACAGACCCACGTCCGGGACATCGTCGACGAGGTGGAGCGCCACGACCTCCACGACGTCGTCCTGGTCGGACACAGCTACTCGGGCATCCCGGTCGGCCAGGCCGCCGAACGCATCGGTGACCGGCTGGCCCGTGTGGTGTTCGTCGACTCCGAGATTCCGGTCGACGGCGAATCGTTCGCCTCCGGCTGGTGGGCCGGCCGCGAGGCGCTGGAGGCCTCGATCGCCGCGAACGGCGGCTTCTGGGCCCCGCTCACCGCCGCCGACTTCGACGGCCAGGGCCTCACCGACGAGCAGATCGCCCGGATCGTGGGCGGCTCGACACCTCATCCGGGCACCACGCTGACCGAGCCGGCCGTACTGGCGCGCCCGCTCGGCGAGCTTCCGGCGACCTACATCAAATGCCTGCTCGACGGCGACGAGCCGAACGGCGATGTGGCCAAGCTGCTGGCCGGCAGCGAGCATTGGGAACTGGTCGAGATGGACACCGGCCACTGGCCGATGTTCTCCCAGCCGCGCGAGCTGGCACGGATCCTGCACCGGTCGGCCGTGGAATCCTGA
- a CDS encoding MFS transporter → MSNDLSAAPSSAQASRGEGGPPRSAGAALAALALGAFAVGTTEVVIAGLLPEVAGDLGVSLPTAGLLVSGYALGMVIGAPLLAVLGARVPRKQLLLWLVGLFIAGSLLSAVAPGYGALLAGRVLSALAGGAYVGIASVVAAGVVAPGRKASAIATVFMGLSIANVLGVPGGTLLGQALGWRAAFWAVTAVAVILLTAIALFVPFVPAGTGTDFRRELAVFRHGRVWRALAATAFGWAPFLTVLTYITPMLTEVTGFSDRTVPLVLVLIGVGMTVGTPISGRLADRALAPTLYGALAGVTGVSLLLLAAVHSKPAAAAGFFLFGLAGAAVIPPLQTRVLATAQGADSLASAANVSAFNIGNACGPLLAGSALAAGGGCTAPLWIAALLGLVGLLLAFASSGTKPATTRGGTG, encoded by the coding sequence ATGAGCAACGATCTGTCAGCCGCACCGTCATCCGCCCAGGCGTCCCGGGGGGAGGGCGGACCCCCGCGATCCGCGGGCGCCGCCCTGGCGGCACTCGCGCTGGGTGCCTTCGCCGTGGGTACCACGGAGGTCGTCATCGCGGGCCTGCTTCCCGAGGTCGCGGGTGACCTGGGCGTCTCACTGCCCACCGCCGGACTGCTGGTGTCGGGCTACGCGCTGGGCATGGTGATCGGTGCTCCGCTGCTGGCCGTACTCGGCGCGAGGGTTCCCAGGAAACAGCTGCTGCTGTGGCTGGTCGGCCTGTTCATCGCCGGCAGCCTGCTCAGCGCCGTGGCGCCCGGATACGGGGCGCTGCTGGCAGGGCGGGTGCTGTCCGCACTGGCCGGCGGTGCCTACGTCGGCATCGCCTCGGTGGTGGCCGCCGGCGTCGTCGCTCCCGGCCGGAAGGCCAGTGCGATCGCCACCGTTTTCATGGGGCTGAGCATTGCCAACGTGCTGGGCGTCCCCGGCGGGACGCTGCTGGGACAGGCGCTCGGCTGGCGGGCCGCCTTCTGGGCCGTGACCGCGGTCGCCGTGATCCTGCTGACGGCGATCGCTCTGTTCGTGCCCTTCGTCCCCGCCGGGACCGGCACCGACTTCCGCCGTGAGCTGGCCGTATTCCGGCATGGCCGGGTCTGGCGGGCCCTGGCCGCGACGGCCTTCGGCTGGGCACCCTTCCTGACCGTGCTCACCTACATCACACCGATGCTCACGGAGGTCACCGGGTTCAGCGACCGGACGGTGCCTCTCGTGCTGGTGCTGATCGGCGTCGGAATGACGGTCGGCACCCCGATATCCGGGCGGCTGGCGGACCGGGCCCTGGCCCCGACGCTGTACGGGGCGCTGGCCGGTGTCACGGGTGTGTCCCTGTTGCTCCTGGCAGCCGTGCACAGCAAGCCCGCCGCAGCCGCCGGGTTCTTCCTGTTCGGACTGGCCGGGGCTGCCGTCATCCCGCCCCTGCAGACCAGAGTGCTGGCCACGGCCCAGGGCGCGGACAGTCTCGCATCGGCCGCCAATGTCTCGGCCTTCAACATCGGCAACGCCTGCGGGCCCCTTCTGGCCGGATCGGCTCTCGCTGCCGGAGGCGGCTGTACCGCTCCCCTGTGGATCGCCGCGCTGCTGGGACTCGTGGGCCTGCTCCTGGCGTTCGCATCGAGCGGTACGAAGCCGGCGACGACCCGGGGTGGTACCGGTTGA